The genomic interval ATTCTATTGCTAGAAGTTTTAAATATTATTGCTGAATCAGAGGATATCGCTACCATTTCTTCAAAAGGCTTTAACCTGCATATGGAGAAAGAGGAGCGCGATCGCATTAATGCGGTATACAATTTTGCAATGAATAACTTTAAACGAAAAATATCGTTAGCGGAGCCGGCTGAAATTGCGGGACTAAGCACCAATTCTTTTTGCCGCTATTTTAAATCTCGAACCGGTAAGACCTTTTCTCGTTTCTTAAATGAAATCAGGGTAGGTCACGCTTGCAGATTATTGGTAGACGGCAAGCTGAGTGTTAAAGAAATTTGTTATGACAGTGGTTTTAACAATTTTGCAAGTTTTCATAAAAATTTTAAAACAATTACTTCAAAAAGTCCGCTTTCTTTCCAAAAGGATTTTATTACGAAAAAATAAGAACAGCGTTGGGCTTATTGCATTGTCAAAAAGGGAAATATTTCACTCTCTGTACGGGCATTTTTCATTATGGATAGCATTTCATCTACAAGTTCTGGATGCTTGGAAGCTATGTTATATTGTTCCGAAGGGTCTTCGTCAAGATCATAAAGTTCAATAGGCGCATTATCAGCTTGTGTTTTAACCTGAAGTCGTACTGCTTTCCACTTACCTTTTCGAACAGCCTGCTTACCTCCTTGTTCATGAAACTCCCAATATAGATACTCATGATCTTCCTGTTCTCCCTCTCCCGTCATCGCGGGTAAAAGAGAAAGTCCGTCGATATTTGCCGGTACATCTTGGCTGACGATATCAGCAAGTGTTGGCAACAGATCCCAAAAAGCTCCGATATGATCGCTTTTTGACTCCGAAACAATTCTTCCCGGCCACTTGGCAATGAAAGGCACTCGAATTCCGCCTTCATAAACGTCGCGTTTATAGCCGCGAAAAATACCATTGCTATTGAAGAAGTCAGGATCAGCCCCGCCCTCTTTTGCCGGGCCATTATCACTAGTAAATATCACTAAAGTATTTTCTTCTAAACCAAGCTCTTTCAACTTTTCCATTACTTGTCCCACATACACATCAATCCGATTAACCATCGCTGCGTAGGCAGCTTTAGGGTATTCTTGTGATGCATAGCCAGTGGATGTCTCTCTTTGCTTATAATCATTGCCCTGAAAAGGGACTTCCTCAAACTTTCCTTTATATTTCTTAAACAGACTATCGTCTGGTACCACCAATTCTGCATGCGGCAGGGTGTAAGGTAAAAATAAAAAGAAAGGTTTGTTCGCATTGGTTTCAATAAAACTGAGGGCTTCACGCTGGATGATATCTGGTGCATAACCTTCCACGTTTTGCGGATTGTTATTTGGTATCTTTATCATTGTATCATTATCCCATAAATGAGGAGGGAAATATCGATGCGACTGCCGTTGACAGTTATACCCGTAAAATCTATCAAAACCCTGATTCAATGGATCACCTTCGGTATTGATGAAGCCCAGCCCCCATTTACCAAATGCCCCTGTCGTATAGCCAGCTGATTTCAATACCTCTGCGATGGTAACTAATGAATCCAAAATTGGCTCCTGACCCTCAGGTTGTATCTCTTTATTACCTCGTATATGAGTATGCCCCGTGTGCATGCCGGTCATTAGCGCAGAGCGTGATGGTGCGCAAACCGGGCTACCCGAATAGAATTGAGTAAGAACAAGTCCTTCCCGTGCCAGCTGATCCAGATAGGGAGTCTCAATGTATTTTTGGCCATTGATACCGATATCCGCATATCCCAAATCGTCCACCAGGATCAATACAACGTTTGGAGTGCTCTCCGTGGTTTGAGTCGCACCTGAACACGCAATTCCCAAAAGCGGATAAATCAGCAAAATAAAAATCTTAGCCATTGAGTTCATAGGGTTATGCTTAATATACTTAGGTTTTAAACAAATATACTTTCCGCTAAATATGAATAAATATCGGCCAAAGTGAGTAAAAGTAATGAATACTACTCACCAATCAACACTCCCGACACATTCCATGAACTAAAACTAGTTCCTTCCGGTTCACCCTGTGGAATCTGTACCCGGATGACATGTTCGCCTGCACTAAGATCTCCCATATCAATAAAAACTGGTGGGGTCAGTGTCCCTGGACACCAATTCGACCGACTTAAATCGGACGACGATAAGCCGTTGCTAAAATTTCCCGAAGCTGGATTATAAAGTCGGTATGATCCACAATCCGTACGCCAAGGTGTAAAGCTGAAGACCTCTGCTCCATCAAGAAAAATAGCATTCTCTTTCGGGACAAATTCATCTCCACCTCCCCAACCACCATGGCCTGTTGTAATGAAACGAAGTTGCACGTTCTTCATATCGCTGGGCAGTGTAAATTTAACTTCCAACCCTTTCTCAACATCGAACATGGTTGCGTAGTCCTGTCCCGCCATTTCCATTACGTTTAATGTATTAAACAATGGAACAACTTTCTGAGCAGGGGAGTTATCTGGTCGTCCAGGGTGAATACTCAAGTCTAAACTTACAATATGCCCGCCGCCATCATAATTTCCAATAAAAGTGCCGATCCATACTTCTTGATTTGTTAGAATGGGTGCAAGTTCAGTAATATCCTGTCTGTAACTCACACTATCTTGCCAATTTTTACCTTTCAGTTGGATATGGTTGAATTGCTTAACTCCAAAAGGAGTAAAAAAGCGCATCAATTCAACGAGCGGCGTGTATTTTTCAGTGCGGATAACGCCTCTGTATTCTTTCCCATTACCATTTTCATAAACTGATAAAGCCGAGACGTCTTTCGTCAGTCCATCCAGAAAAGAAATATCACGATCTGTGGGGATCATAAATACTGTTCCGGTCCGATCGTATGCATCGCCATTTGATTTTTCTATTAATTCTACAAAAACACTATTCCCTTCTTGTATAGCTGGTACATTTACCTTTTTCAGGATAATAGTCCCATTGGCAAAACGTAGGACACTATCTGACTTAGGCTCAGCGATAAAATTAATCTGCTCGTTTCTAAATATCGATAAATTGGTAAAACGACTTTTCCATAAGAGGTCTTTGTAGCTCAAATCATCAACAGCCTCCGCTAAATCCGGCAAACGCAAAGCATTGGGGATACGCTTAACTTTCTCCACACTTATCGCTGTAATCGCAGAATTCCCATTCCTAACCATTTCTAAAACTAGCCCTAAGTCTTGACCGAGCTCTGAGGGAGCCCCTTTAACAGGTGCTTTATCAGTAAACCACAATTCAATCGTATTCGAATTTACAGATGTTACCGCTTTTGTACACTCATAACCTAAAATCTCCTTCTTTTCATCAGTAATTGTAAAATTTTGTTTTGATAAAAGCGCCGCATCACTTGTGACGATCTGTTTACCGCTTTGGAAAAAAGCCTGCTTTAGATAACTCCCGTTTGCCCTATCGACAAAAAAACGCTCATAAGGGAGTTCGGCCTTACCTTGAATTATTGCTTCTGACGCGACTACCGTTTCTGTATCTGAAGAATATAGGATAAGCGGGCTTTGATTTGTCAAAGGTTTACCATGTGAACTTCGCTGATAGGTAACCTTATAAACTTCTCCGGTATTTTGCGCGTACGCAGAAAAAGATATCAGAATAGAAACAAAGGTGATAAAGTATTTCATGTTGGCGTTAGTACGTGTTTGATTATAGAAAATCAGTAAACAATAATTTCGTCTGTAAATAAATAACCCCGTTGTGGATTGGTAGCTTTAATTCGAATATAACGAGCCATCTTACCTTTTAAATCAAATTTAAATTCTTTGAAAGTTAGGCGTGCGCGAGTGGTGGGGATGTTATTTTTTATCGTATGCCATTCTCTAAAATCCTTTCCATTATCGGATACTTCTAAGGTTACCTGACCAGGCATATAAACCCCAGGGCCTGTTACTTGCATAAAGCGGATAGAAACTGAATTCAATTCCTCCCTTCTCTCAAAATCGATCGTAACATCTACCCCTCCCTTCGTAAAGCCCTGCCATTCACCATCTCCATAGCTCAACCCACCTTTAACACCATTGACCAAGGTACTATCACCACGGGCTTCATAAGTATCCCAAGGATTATTATAGATTACATCTTTTCCGATAGCACGATGAATATCAACCTGCAGACTATCAATTGCACCCAAACGTACAGAGTCAGCAAACACAGCACTTTTAACAATCGTAGATTTTAGCAGCTCGAGTGGTTCGACGTATACTGGCGACTGTGCCGTTGGGTCGGAACCATCAATTGTATATCGAATCGTAGGGTGATATTGTTCGGATGATATTGTTACTCGTGAAGTTTGTGTACTATCATTATAAACTGCTCTAATTAGTGGCTTGTAAGTTGGTCGATAATAATTGACATTCAAACGCTGCAAAAGCATGTAATGCTTTTGTAGCCTGCTTTCAAAATCAGCCCAGTCTTTTTGTTCGGGTGAAGTCCAAGCGACCTCGGATAAGGCGAGTGTACGAGGGTAAGCCATGTATTCAACATGTTCTTGAGTTGGCATATACTCAGTCCACAGATTTGCTTGCACTCCGATGATATGCTTGCGATTATTATCATTAATGTCTGATGGGATCGGATCGTAATCATAAACCCTGGACAAAGGCGTAAATCCGCCTATTGCTTCCGGTTGATCCATGGGATTGCTTTGATAAGAATCAAAATACATCGGAGCCCCTGGAGTCATGATCACATCATGACCTGAATTTGCAGCTTTTATACCTCCTTCTTCTCCCCTCCAAGACATTACGGTTGCTCCTTCCGCTAAACCGCCTTCCAGAATCTCATCCCAACCAATGATCTTCCGTCCCTTCGATTTCACATAATCATTGATTCTCTTAATAAGATAGCTCTGTAACTCATCTACATTCTCCAATCCCTCTTCCTCCATTCTCTTTTTACACTTCGGACAGGTTTTCCAGCTCTCTTTACTCGCTTCATCTCCACCGATATGAATTAGCTCAGATGGGAATACATCAATGACCTCATCTAGTACGCCGGTTAAAAAGGTGAATGTTTCCTCATTTCCGATGCAAAACTCCGAATTATGATAGGGCTGCCCAGAACATGAAAGGTTCGGATAAACCGCCAGAACTTCTTCAGAATGTCCAGGCATTTCTATCTCAGGAATAACGGTAATGCCTTTTCTTGCTGCATAATCAATCAAATGTCTAGCTTCCTCTTGTGTATAAAAACCGCCATATGCGTTAGGAGTCCCCATTTCGACATATTGGCGAGGACTATTCCACCAATCTTTCCACGATGAGAAATTTCTCCAGGCGGCTTTTTGTGTCAATTCAGGATATTTCTTTATTTCCAGTCGCCATCCCGCGCCATCCGTTAAATGCCAGTGGAATCTGTTTAACTTATAAATGGCCATCAGATCAATATATTTCTCTAAAAAAGAAATTGGGAAAAAGTGCCGCGAAACATCCAAGTGCAGTCCTCGGTAAGCAAACCGTGGAGCATCCTCCAAAGTCAGGGCGGGAATTAAATTACCAGATTCTTGCAAATACGATATTTGTACAAGCGTCATAATTGCATTAATCATTTGCGGTGCTTCCCAAGCCGTAATAAGAATTCCTTGCGAATCAACTTCAATGCGATAAGCGTCCTTGTCAAGCTTATCACCTTCTTCTGGAAGGATCAACCGCACCCCATTCTCAGGAATTTTCTTACGCTTTTTAATAAGCTCAACTTCTGAGAAGTTGATAAATGGATGGTCCTTAAGCAACTCTGAAACTTCCATGAACTCTTCAAACGCTGACACCTGAAGGTTTGGAGACAGCAAGTTAAACGAGCCCGCACCCATCTCTATCTTTTTAGGTTTAGGAATCAAAGGCAATGTCTCTTGTGAAAACAGGGTAAACGGGAGTAAACACCCTATTAGTATTGATAGGATCGCTAACTTATTCATCTTTATCATTG from Pedobacter indicus carries:
- a CDS encoding arylsulfatase; the protein is MAKIFILLIYPLLGIACSGATQTTESTPNVVLILVDDLGYADIGINGQKYIETPYLDQLAREGLVLTQFYSGSPVCAPSRSALMTGMHTGHTHIRGNKEIQPEGQEPILDSLVTIAEVLKSAGYTTGAFGKWGLGFINTEGDPLNQGFDRFYGYNCQRQSHRYFPPHLWDNDTMIKIPNNNPQNVEGYAPDIIQREALSFIETNANKPFFLFLPYTLPHAELVVPDDSLFKKYKGKFEEVPFQGNDYKQRETSTGYASQEYPKAAYAAMVNRIDVYVGQVMEKLKELGLEENTLVIFTSDNGPAKEGGADPDFFNSNGIFRGYKRDVYEGGIRVPFIAKWPGRIVSESKSDHIGAFWDLLPTLADIVSQDVPANIDGLSLLPAMTGEGEQEDHEYLYWEFHEQGGKQAVRKGKWKAVRLQVKTQADNAPIELYDLDEDPSEQYNIASKHPELVDEMLSIMKNARTESEIFPFLTMQ
- a CDS encoding GLPGLI family protein, whose amino-acid sequence is MKYFITFVSILISFSAYAQNTGEVYKVTYQRSSHGKPLTNQSPLILYSSDTETVVASEAIIQGKAELPYERFFVDRANGSYLKQAFFQSGKQIVTSDAALLSKQNFTITDEKKEILGYECTKAVTSVNSNTIELWFTDKAPVKGAPSELGQDLGLVLEMVRNGNSAITAISVEKVKRIPNALRLPDLAEAVDDLSYKDLLWKSRFTNLSIFRNEQINFIAEPKSDSVLRFANGTIILKKVNVPAIQEGNSVFVELIEKSNGDAYDRTGTVFMIPTDRDISFLDGLTKDVSALSVYENGNGKEYRGVIRTEKYTPLVELMRFFTPFGVKQFNHIQLKGKNWQDSVSYRQDITELAPILTNQEVWIGTFIGNYDGGGHIVSLDLSIHPGRPDNSPAQKVVPLFNTLNVMEMAGQDYATMFDVEKGLEVKFTLPSDMKNVQLRFITTGHGGWGGGDEFVPKENAIFLDGAEVFSFTPWRTDCGSYRLYNPASGNFSNGLSSSDLSRSNWCPGTLTPPVFIDMGDLSAGEHVIRVQIPQGEPEGTSFSSWNVSGVLIGE
- a CDS encoding glycoside hydrolase family 20 protein, with translation MNKLAILSILIGCLLPFTLFSQETLPLIPKPKKIEMGAGSFNLLSPNLQVSAFEEFMEVSELLKDHPFINFSEVELIKKRKKIPENGVRLILPEEGDKLDKDAYRIEVDSQGILITAWEAPQMINAIMTLVQISYLQESGNLIPALTLEDAPRFAYRGLHLDVSRHFFPISFLEKYIDLMAIYKLNRFHWHLTDGAGWRLEIKKYPELTQKAAWRNFSSWKDWWNSPRQYVEMGTPNAYGGFYTQEEARHLIDYAARKGITVIPEIEMPGHSEEVLAVYPNLSCSGQPYHNSEFCIGNEETFTFLTGVLDEVIDVFPSELIHIGGDEASKESWKTCPKCKKRMEEEGLENVDELQSYLIKRINDYVKSKGRKIIGWDEILEGGLAEGATVMSWRGEEGGIKAANSGHDVIMTPGAPMYFDSYQSNPMDQPEAIGGFTPLSRVYDYDPIPSDINDNNRKHIIGVQANLWTEYMPTQEHVEYMAYPRTLALSEVAWTSPEQKDWADFESRLQKHYMLLQRLNVNYYRPTYKPLIRAVYNDSTQTSRVTISSEQYHPTIRYTIDGSDPTAQSPVYVEPLELLKSTIVKSAVFADSVRLGAIDSLQVDIHRAIGKDVIYNNPWDTYEARGDSTLVNGVKGGLSYGDGEWQGFTKGGVDVTIDFERREELNSVSIRFMQVTGPGVYMPGQVTLEVSDNGKDFREWHTIKNNIPTTRARLTFKEFKFDLKGKMARYIRIKATNPQRGYLFTDEIIVY